The Streptomyces sp. 135 sequence GGGCGGCCACACGGCGCCGGACCAGGCCCTCGTGCGGGTGTGCGACCTGGCGGGGCGCCCGCGGGGCACGGGCTTCGCCGCCGATGAGCACGGCACGGTCATCACCAGCCACGAGGCCGTCGACGGCCTCGCGCGGATCGTCCTGCACGCGCCGGACGGGCGCACCTGCGTGGTGCCCGCCGAGGCCGTCGTGGCGCTGCCCGGCGCCGACCTCGCGCTGGTGCGCACCGAGGGCCTCGGACTGCGGCCCCTGCCCCTGGCCGTGCGGGACTCCGTGGCGCGGGGCACCTATGTGCGGATCGCCGCGCTCGGCTGGCGCGAGGCCCGCGTCCTCGGCTCGTCCCCGGTGACGTACACCACGACCGACCGCTTCCACCCGGTGGGCGCCGCCCTGGAGCTGGCGATCGGCACGGAGGGCGCCGACGCGCTGCGGCCCGGCCGCGGAGCCGCGGGCGGACCGGTCGTGGACGCCGCGTCCGGCGCGGTCCTCGCCGTCCTCGGCACCGCCCTGCTGCCCCAGGACCCCGGCCCCCGCCCGCCCGGCGACGCGCTCTTCACCCACCGCCCGCCCGGGTTCGCGATCTCGCTGCGGGAGGCGGCCGCCGCAGACCCCGGCGGGCCGCTCGCCGAGCTGATCGCCCGCAACGCCGCGACCGTCCCCGCGTACGGCCACGACCTGAATCCGGCGGGCGCGCTGCACCTGACGGCCACCTCGGCGGGCTCCGACGGGCCACAGGCCGCCCACCTGGAGCCGGTCGAACGGCCCGATGTGGCGCGGGAGTTCGCCGCCTTCCTCGACGGCCCGGCCTGCGTCCTCGGCCTGGTCGGTGACCCCGGCACGGGGCGTACGACGGAACTGGCCGCGCTCGCCGCCCGGCGGACCCGGGGCGCCGAGCCCGCGCCGACGCTGTGGCTGCGCGGCGCCGACCTGCGGGGCACGGACGCGTCCGTCGCCGACGCCGTGCAGCGGGTCCTCGACCGGGCGGTACGGATCCTGGCGGCCGCACAGGAGGCACCGGGCGGCGAGGGCCTCGGGGACGTCTCGGCGGGGCGCGTGGCGCGACTCGTGCGGGACGCGGGGCTGCCGTTGCTGCTGCTCCTCGACGGGCCCGAGGAGATGCCGCCTCTGTCGGCACAGCGCCTCGCCGGGTGGAGCGACGCCACGGCGGCCTGGCTGCGGAACACGGGCGCGCGCCTCGTCATCGCCTGCCGGGCGGAGTACTGGGAGCAGGCGGGGGCGTACTTCGACGGGACGTCGCTCCATGGGGCGGCGTTCCACGGGGCGGCGGCAGGGGCGGCGGCTTCCGGCTTCCCCCGGTGCGTACGTCTCGACGAGCTGTCCGAGCCGCAGGCGCGTCAGGTCCGCGCGCGGTACGGCATCCCGGACGGGGCGCTCTCCGAGGCCGACGCGCGGCATCCGCTGACGCTGCGGCTGCTCGGCGAGGTGCGGGCCGCCCTCCCCGACGCGCCGCCGCCGGGCACGCCCGGCCGGGACGAGGTCTTCGCCGCCTATCTGGACCTGATGTGCCTGCGGGTCGCCGTGCGGCTCGCGGCGGCACACGGCCTGCGCGGCACCGCCGTGCGATGCCTCGCGGCGAAGGTGTCCGGCCAGGTCCACGAGGCGGCGCGGCGCTGCCTGGGGCCGGCGCGGGGGGAGCTGGACCGGGCCTCCTTCGAGGACGTCTTCCCGTGGGGTGCGCTCCCCGGTGCTCCCGGATGCTGTACGGGCTGGGCGTCGGCCGTGCTGGCCGAGGGACTGCTGGTACCGGCGGGCACGGGCTACCGCTTCGCGCACGAGGAGGTGGCCGACTGGCTCCAGGGCACGCATCTCGACGTGGACGGCGCGCTTGCCTCCCTCGTCCACCGGCACCGGGGCACGGCCCGTTCCCCGGTGGTCCCGGAACAGCGCCGCCGCGGCCCTGCCCCCACCCGCCCCGCCCCGGTGCCGCGCCACCGCATCGGCCCCGTGATCGAAGCCCTGCTCACGCTGGGCCGACAGCGCGGCCCTGCCGAACTGGACGAGCGGCTGCGAGACTTGGCGGACGCGCTGACCGACCTCACGGAGGAGGCGGCGCCGGGCGGCGAGGCGGGCGCGGTGACGGACGACGCGGTGACGGACGCCCGGTGGTGGGCCGCGCACCTGCTGCGCGGGACCTTGCTGCGCGTGCCCGACGCGGCGCCCCACCTCCCGGTGCTCGAAGACCTCGCCGAGCGCGGCCTGTTCGAGGCCGCCTTCTGGCTTCGGCTGCCGCTGGGGGAGACCCCGCGGTTCGCGCTGCTGCGGCACCTCGTCGTACACGACGGGCCGCCGGGGGCCCCGGGCCGCTGCCTCGACGCCGTCGCCGGACTCCTCGCCGCCGACCCCGCGAACGTACAGCCGCACCTCGTCCGCTGGTTCACCGACGAGCGGCCGCTGGACGCCGCGCCCGACGCCACCGTCGCCTCCGCCGCGCAGGCGCTGCTCCACACCCACCGGCACCACGCCGTCGACGACCTCACCGAAGCCCTCGCCGACTGCGCGCACGCCCGCGCCGACGAACTGCTCGCGGCCCTCGCCGAGGAGGAGCCTGCCGCCGTCTGCCGCGCCGTCGGCCGCTGGGCGCACGACGAGCGGCCGGGCGCGCGCGGCCGCCGCCTCCCGCCTGCGCGCCGCCCCCACGCCACCGCCGACACCGACCGCGCCCACCTGCGGCACGCCGCCCTCGCCCTGCTCGCCCACCCGGACGACGGCGCCCTGCACGGCGCCGCGCTCGCCCTGCTCGTCCGCGACCCGCAGACCCGCTCCCGGTACCTGCCCTGGTCCTGCGGCGCTTCACCGCCGGGGATCCGGCGCTGCCTGCGAGCGCGGCGGCCGAGGCCCTGGCCACCCACCCCGAGCAGGTGCTCGCCGCCTTCACCGCCCGCCTGCACCGGCCGGGCCCGGCGGACGACGGGTTCGGCGAGGCGCTGCGCCGCCTGGCCGACGCGGCCACACCCGCCCTCGCGCACCGCGTCGCCTCCCTGGTGCGCGACGCCCTGGAGGCCCGCCCCGAGGCCATCGCGTACGCGGCCGCGTACTTCGACCGGCGGCTCGAACAGGGGCCCGAGGCGCGGACCGTCCTCTTCCCCCTGGTGGCGGGTCTGCTGCACAGCCGTCTCCCGCGCGTCAGGGCGGCCCTCGCGCCGGTACTCGCCGCCCCGGGCACCGCCGCCTCACAGGCCCTGCGGAGCGACCTGCTCGACGTACTGCTCGGCCAGGAACGCGACCCCGCGGTCCTGGAGAGCGTCCTGCGCTCCGTGGCCCGCGGCGCCGCCGAGATCGGCGAACCCCCCACCCGCGAGCGGGTCCACCGCGCCGGGCTGCTCCTGGGCCGCACCCCGGAGGGCGCCTCCCGCTTCGACCGCTGCGTGGTCGAACTGGCCCGCTCCGACCCCGGCTTCGCCGCCCTCGTCACCGGCTGGCTCCGCGACGCCCCGCAGGAGTGGGCCGCCCTGGTCGGCCCGAGCGCCTCCCGGACGCTGACGGACCTCGCGGGCGGCGCGCCGGTGCCTGCCTAGGCCGGAACGGCCCGAGTGACCCCCGCCACCCTTCCCGGGGAGACACCGATGCGGGGCGGCGCCCCTCGGCATGGCAGTCTTAGACCTGCGCAATCGGCAATGGGAACGTACAGACGTAACGGACGTACACGGGTTCGGCGAGGAGCAAAGAAGTGCAGCGCTGGCGTGGCTTGGAGGACATCCCCCAGGACTGGGGGCGCAGCGTCGTCACCATCGGTTCCTACGACGGCGTGCACCGCGGTCACCAGCTGATCATCGGGCGTGCCGTGGAGCGCGCCAGGCAGCTCGGCGTGCCCGCCGTGGTCGTCACCTTCGACCCGCACCCCAGCGAGGTCGTGCGCCCCGGCAGCCACCCGCCGCTGCTCGCCCCGCACCACCGGCGCGCCGAGCTGATGGCCGGCCTCGGCGTGGACGCGGTGCTGATCCTGCCCTTCACCACCGAGTTCTCGAAGCTGTCGCCCGCCGACTTCGTCGTGAAGGTCCTCGTCGACAAGCTGCACGCGCGCGTGGTCGTCGAGGGCCCCAACTTCCGCTTCGGCCACAAGGCCGCGGGCAATGTGGACCTCCTCGCCGAGCTCGGCCGCACGTACGACTACGAAGTCGACGTCATCGACCTGTACGTGACCGGCGAGGCCGGTGGTGGCCGCCCGTTCTCCTCGACGCTGACCCGCAGCCTGGTGGCCGAGGGCGACATGGCGGGCGCCGCGGAGATCCTCGGCCGCCCGCACCGCGTCGAGGGCGTCGTCGTGCGCGGCGCCCAGCGCGGCCGCGAGCTCGGCTTCCCCACCGCCAATGTGGAGACGCTGCCGCACACCGCCATCCCCGCCGACGGTGTCTACGCCGGTTGGCTGCACGTCGAGGGGGAGGCGATGCCGGCGGCGATCTCCGTCGGCACGAATCCGCAGTTCGACGGCACCGAGCGGACCGTCGAGGCGTACGCGATCGACCGGGTCGGTCTTGACCTGTACGGGCTGCATGTCGCGGTGGACTTCCTCGCCTTCGTGCGGGGGCAGGCGAAGTTCGACTCCGTCGAGGCGCTGCTTGTCGCTATCGGGGATGACGTGAAGCGGTGCCGGGCCCTGATCGAGGCCGCCTAGTCGCCGTAGGCGGTGCGGCCAGGCGAGCCCCGTCTAAGGCGCCCCCTCCACCACCCGCTCCCGCGCCCAGTGACAAGCCACCTGCGTCTCGCCGCGCCCGGACAGCACCGCCAGATCCTCCCCACGGCATCGGTCCGCCACCCCCGCCCGCTCCGCCTCCCCGGAGGCAAGCACCTGGCACCGGACGTGGAACCGGCAGCCCCCCGGGACGCGGGACGGGTCCGGGGGCTCGCCGGTGAGGACGACCGGCTTCCCCGGAGCTTCCGGAAGCACCGACAACAGAGCCTGCGTATAAGGGTGTTGAGGGGCCGTCAGTACCTCCTCCACCGTCCCCGTCTCGACGATGCGGCCCAGGTACATCACCGCCACCCGGTCCGCGATGTTCCACGCCAGCCCCAGATCGTGCGTCACCACCAGTGCCGACAGCCCCAGTTCGTCCCGCAGGCGAAGCAGCAGGGCGAGGATCTCGCCGCGCACGGACGCGTCCAGGGAGGCCACCGGCTCGTCGGCGACGATGAGTTCCGGTCCCAGGACCAGCGCGCCCGCGATGACGACCCGCTGGCGCTGACCGCCCGACAGCTCGTGCGGATAGCGCAGGAAGAAGCGCTCCGGAGGGCGCAGCCCGGCCCGCGAGAGCGCCTCGGCGACCGCGGCCCGCTCGTCGCCCGCGTACCCGTGGATGCGCAGCCCCTCGGCCACGGCCTCGTACACCGTGTGCCGGGGGTTCAGCGAACCGCTCGGGTCCTGGAGGACCAGCTGGACGCGCTTTCGGTACGCCTTGAGGGAGCGCGCCGAGTACTCCAGCGGCTTCCCGGCGAACGTCACCGTGCCGGAGGTCGGTGGGACCAGGCCGAGCAGGGAACGGGCCAGCGTCGTCTTGCCGCAGCCCGACTCGCCGACCAGGGCGACGATCTCGCCGCCCTTGATGTCGAGGTCGACGCCGTCCACCGCCCGCGCGGTCGGCGCGCCCCGGCGGCCGGGGAAGGCGATGTCACAGCACCGCCGCCCGGCTCGCAGCGCGGCTGGATGCGGTCACGCCTGTGGGGAGCGCGCGACGGGCGCGGCGGGCGCCCGGGCAGGGCCTGGTCCTCCGTCGTGCAGGAGTCCAGCGCGACCGTGCAGCGCGGATGGAACGTACAGCCCGTGGGGAGCGCCGACGGGTCGGGCGGGTCGCCGGGCAGGCCGCGCGGCGCGAACCGGGACGCCGGGTCACCGATGCGCGGGAAGGCCGCGGAGAGGGCCCTGCCGTAGGGGTGCCGGGCGTTCTCGTAGACCTGGGAGGCCGGGCCCTCCTCGACGACGCGGCCCGCGTACATCACCGCGAGCCGGTCGCAGGTGTCGGAGAGCACCGCCAGGTCATGGCTGATCATCATCAGGCCGAGGTCCTGCTCGGACACGAGCTGTTCGATCAGGCGCAGGATCTGGGCCTGGATCATCACGTCGAGCGCGGTCGTCGGCTCGTCCGCGATGATCAGGCGGGGATCGCAGGCCAGCGCCATGGCGATCATGACGCGCTGGCGCTGGCCGCCGGACAGCTCGTGCGGATAGGCGTCCGCGCGGGCGGCGGGCAGCCCGACGTGTTCGAGCAGCTCGCCGACCTTCTCGCGCGCGCCCGCCTGCGTCGCCTTCTTGTGCAGCAGGATCGGCTCGGCGATCTGGTCGCCGATGCGGTGCACGGCGTTCAGCGAGTGCATCGCGCCCTGGAAGACGATCGAGGCGCCCGCCCAGCGCACGGCCCGTACCCGGCCCCACTTCATGGCCAGCACGTCCTCGCCGTCGAGCAGGATCTCGCCGGACACCTTCGTGCCCGCGGGCAGCAGCCGCAGCAGGGCCAGCGCGAGCGTGGACTTGCCGCAGCCGGACTCGCCCGCGACGCCCAGCTTCTGGCCCGCGTCGACGGCGAGGTGCACGCCACGGACGGCGGCGGCGCCGTTCGCGTACGTCACTTCGAGGTCGCGCACGTCGAGGAGCCGGTGTCCTTCGGTTTTCGCTACGTCGTTCAACGGGTGGCCCCCAGCCTGGGGTTGAGCACGGATTCCACGGCACGCCCGCACAGCGTGAACGCGAGCGCGACGATCGCGATGGCGAGACCGGGCGGGGCGAGATACCACCAGTGGCCCGCGCTGACCGCGCCCGCCTCGCGCGCGTCCTGGAGCAGGCCGCCCCACGACACGCTCGTCGGGTCGCCGAGGCCGAGGAAGGCGAGCGTGGCCTCGGTGAGGATGGCGCCGGAGATGACGAGGGTGGTCTGCGCGAGGACGAGCGGCATGACGTTCGGCAGGACGTGCCGGGCCATGATGTGCCCGTGGCCGCCGCCGAGTGCCTGCGCCCGTTCGATGTACGGCCGCGACTCGACGGCGAGGGTCTGCGCGCGGACCAGCCGTGCCGTCGTCGGCCAGGTCGTGACACCGATGGCCAGGATGATCGTCCAGATCGTGCCGGACATCACCGCGGCCAGCGCGATGGCGAGCACCAGCGTCGGCATCACCAGGAACCAGTCGGTGATCCGCATGATGACGGTGGCGTACCAGCCCTTGAAGTGCCCCGCCGTGATGCCCACGAGGGTGCCGATGGCCACGGACAGGACGGCGGCGAGCAGCCCCACGGAGAGCGAGATGCGCGCGCCCCACACCAGCAGGCCCAGCAGATCCCGCCCGAACTGGTCGGTGCCCAGCGGGAATTCGGCGCTCGGCGACTCCATCGGCTTGCCCGGCGCGTCGGTCACGCTCTGCGCGTTCGACCCCACGAGCAGCGGGGCGAAGACCGCGGCGAGCGCGATCAGGACGAGCACGGCCAGACCGAAGAGCCCGGCCCGGTGGGTGCGGTACTGCCGCCAGAACCGGGCCGCGGAGTGCCGCCTGCGCGCCCACGTGAGCGACCGCGCGCTCCCGACCGGCACGGCGGAGACGACGGGAGGGGCCGGTGTGGGCGGGGGAGTCGGTGCGGATTCGGTCGTCATCGGCCCACCCGGGGATCGAGCAGCGGATAGATCACGTCGGCCAGCGTGTTCATCAGGATCACCGCGACCGAGAAGACGAAGAACAACCCCTGCACCAGCGGCAGGTCCGGCACGCTCAGCGCCTGGTAGAAGAGTCCGCCGAGCCCCGGCCACGAGAAGACGGTCTCGACGAGGATCGCGCCCGCCACCACCGTGCCGAGATTGACGAACATCAGGGTGACGGTCGGCAGCATCGCGTTCGGCACGGCGTGCCGGCGGCGTACGAGATCGTCGCGGAGCCCCTTGGCCCGCGCGGTCGTCAGATAGTCGCCGCCCATCTCGTCCAGGAGCGAGGACCGCATGACGAGCAGCGTCTGCGCGTACCCGACGGCGACCAGCGTGATCACGGGAAGCACCATGTGGTGCGCGACATCGATGACGTACGCGAACCCGGTCTCACCGCCCGACTCCAGGCCACCCGTGGGGAACATCCCGGGAATCGGCCCGATCCCCACCGCGAAGGTGATGATCAGCAGCAGCCCGAGCCAGAACGACGGCACGGAGTAGAGCGTGAGCGCGAGCCCGGTGTGCAGGCGGTCGCCCAGTTTGCCGTTGCGCCAGGCCGTGCGCGTGCCGAGCCAGATGCCGATCAGCGTGTAGAGGACGTACGCCGTTCCGGTGAGGAGCAGCGTCGCGGGCAGTGCCTCCGTGATCTTCTCCATGACAGGGGCGTGGAACTGGTACGACGTACCGAAGTCGCCGCTCAGCACCTTGCCGGTGTAGTCGAAGAACTGCGCCATCACGGGCTTGTCGAGGCCGAACTCCTTGCGCATCGCGGCGAGCTGCTCGGCCGAGACGCGCTTGCCGCCCGTCATCTGCTTGACGGGGTCGCCGGGGATGAGCCGGAAGAGGAAGAAGCTGGTGACGAGCACGGCGAACAGCGACACGATCGCGCCGCCGAGCTTGCCCGCCACATAGAGGAGATAGGCGCGGGTGTTGCGGGCCCGTGGCCCGCGGGCCGACGACAGCCCGGCCTTCGCCGGGTCGCCGTCGGCCCCGGGGCCCAGCGGGCCCTCGGTGTCGAGCAGAGCGGGATTGCTGTCAGCGGTCATGCGTTACTCGCGGTCCTCTGCGGTCGAACGGCGGCGCAGGGCGAACAGGACTCCGCCGCCCACGAGCACCACCGCGGCAGCGGCGATACCGATGATGACACCGGTCGAGCCGCCGTCCTTGGAGGAACTCTTCCCATCCGCCGGGACGGCCGACCACCAGCTCCAATATCCGTCCTGGCCGTAGATGTTGCCCGCGGCCGTCGGCATGGTGGTGATGGACTTGATCTGGTCGGTGCGGTAGGCCTCGACGGCGTTCGGGTACGCGAGGACGTTCATGTACCCCGAGTCGTACAGCCACGACTGCATCTGCCTGACGATCTCGGCCCGCTTGGCCGGGTCGTACTCCGCGAGCTGCTTGGCGTACAGCTCGTCGTACTTCTTGTCGCAGATGAAGTTGTCGGTGGCGGCGCTCTCCTTGGCCTTCACCGGCAGCGCGGCGCAGGTGTGGATGCCGAGCACGAAGTCCGGGTCGGGGTTGACCGACCAGCCGTCGAACGCGAGGTCGTACTCGCCCGCGTACCAGGGCACGGAGACGTCATCGAGGCAGTTGACCTTGAGCCCGATCCCGAGGTCCCCCCACCACTCCTTCAGATACTTGCCGACCGCCTTGTCGTTGGGGTCGGTGGCGTGGCAGAGAATGCGCAGGTCGAGCGGCTTGCCGTCCTTGCCGACGCGCTTGCCGTCACCGTTCTTCTTGTAACCCGCCTCGTCGAGGAGCCGGGCGGCCTTCTTCGGGTCGTACGTCATCTCCTGGTCGGCGGACGGCTTCCAGGCGTAGTCGGAGAAGCGGGGCGGGATGTAGCCCGCGCCCTCGACGGCGTTGCCCTGGAACACCTTGTCGACGATCGCCTCGCGGTCGACGGAGAGGAACAGCGCCTGACGGACCCGCTTGTCCAGCAGGGCCGGATGGCCGTCACCGAACTTCTCGCCGTCCTTCGTCCGCGCGCCCGGGTTGGTGGCGATGGCGAAGAAGCGGCGGCCCGGCCCCTCGTTGACCTTGACGTTCTCCGCGCTCTTGAGGGAGTTCGCCTGCGCCGGGGTGAGCGCCGGCTGCCCGGCGACGAAGGACACCTCGCCCTTCCTGAGGGCGGAGACCGCCGCGTCCTGGTCCTTGTACGTCCGGAAGACCAGCTCGTCGAACTTGGGCGCGTCGCGCCAGAAGTCCTTGTTGGCCTTGAGCCGCACGTACTGGTCGACCTTGTAGTCCGTCAGGATGAACGGGCCGTTGCCGACGACCGGGAAGTCCTTGTCGTTGTTGAACTTCGAGATGTCGTCGACCTTCTCCCAGACATGCTTGGGGACGATCGGCACGTCGAGCGCGGCCATCGTGGCCTGCGGCTTCTTCAGCTCGATGACCAGCTTGGTGGGGCTCGGCGCGGTCACCTTCCTGAAGTTGGTGACGAAGTTGGAGTTCGCGGTGGCGGTGCCCTCCTTGGACATCACCTTGTTGAACGTCCACGCCGCGTCCTCGGCGGTGGCGGCCTTGCCGTCCGACCACTTGGAGTCGTCCCGGATCGTGTACGTCCAGGTCAGCTTGTCGGCGGACGGCTTCCACTCGGTGGCGAAGCCGGGAATCGCGCGGTTGTTCTTCGCGTCGTAGTTCGTCAGGTATTCGTACGTGAGGCGGTGCAGGCTGGTGCTGAGCAGCCGCTGGGCGAGGAAGGGGCTGAGCGAGTCGACGCTCTGCGCCACGGCGACGGTGAGGACCTTCTTGCCGCCGTCATCCTTGGCCTCGGCCTGCTGCGGGGTCGGGTCGAGAGGCGTGGCGAGACCGGCCGTGAGAGTGAACGCGGCGGCGGCGCCGGCGAGGAGGAACCTCAGGCGACGGCTTCGGCGGGACCGCGGCGGGGCGGGGGGTGGTGTCGTGGTTGCTGCTGGTCTGCCGTGCTGATCTTGTGTGTCCATGGGTCGGTGACCTCGCGTCATCGCTCGCACAGGGATGGCTGGTTGCACGCTGGTTGATCAAGGGGCGTCAGCTGGATTGTTGTGTGTCTACCAGCGCCGGTCTGGGCGAGTCAACGGCAGGTGAACCCCATGTGGCCTGCGGAAATAACGAGTTGACCGTGATTTCACCCGCATTGGTCAAGACCTCTGACGCGTGGCTGGTGGGGGCGTGGCGGTGGAGGGAGGGGCAGGTGGGGGCCGCCGGGCAGCGGTCGACGGGCAGAGGGGCCCGCGCCGAGGAACGGCGCGGGCCCGCTGGGGGTTCTGCGGAACTTACTGCTGGGGTGGCTGCGGCTGTTGCTGCTGAGGAGGCTGCGGTGCCTGGAACGGGGCGCCCGGTTGCACCGGCTGCGGGGCCTGCGGTTCACCCTGCGGCTGCGGCTGCGGCTGCGGCTGCGGCTGCTGCGGTGCCTGGTGCTGCGGCTGCCAGGCCTGCGGGGCTCCTGGCTGCTGAGGGTAGGGCTGGGGCGGTACCTGCTGCTGGGGTGGCTGCGGCTGCTGCGGCTGCTGCGGTTGGGGGTGCTGCTGTGGCTGGGGTTGCGCCTGAGGCTGCGCATAGGGGTGGGGCTGCGGCTGGGGAGGCTGCGGCTGCTGACTCTGCGGGTGGCTCTGCGGCGCCGAAGGGGCGTACGGCTGCTGCGCGTGTTGCCCCTGCTGCCCCCCGTACGGCACCTGACCCGGCAACGGCGGAGCCATGTGCGGCGGCGGATTCCCGTCCGACGTCCAGAGCCCCTGCTGCTGCTGAGCCCGCACGAAGTCCTCGGCGACCATCGCCGACAGATTGAAGTACGCCTCCCGCACCTTCGGCCGCATCATGTCGAGATCGACCTCCGCACCGGCGGCCAGATGCTCGTCGAAGGGCACGACGACCACGCCCCGGCACCGCGTCTCGAAGTGCGACACGATGTCATCG is a genomic window containing:
- a CDS encoding ABC transporter ATP-binding protein codes for the protein MKGGEIVALVGESGCGKTTLARSLLGLVPPTSGTVTFAGKPLEYSARSLKAYRKRVQLVLQDPSGSLNPRHTVYEAVAEGLRIHGYAGDERAAVAEALSRAGLRPPERFFLRYPHELSGGQRQRVVIAGALVLGPELIVADEPVASLDASVRGEILALLLRLRDELGLSALVVTHDLGLAWNIADRVAVMYLGRIVETGTVEEVLTAPQHPYTQALLSVLPEAPGKPVVLTGEPPDPSRVPGGCRFHVRCQVLASGEAERAGVADRCRGEDLAVLSGRGETQVACHWARERVVEGAP
- a CDS encoding ABC transporter permease, whose translation is MTADSNPALLDTEGPLGPGADGDPAKAGLSSARGPRARNTRAYLLYVAGKLGGAIVSLFAVLVTSFFLFRLIPGDPVKQMTGGKRVSAEQLAAMRKEFGLDKPVMAQFFDYTGKVLSGDFGTSYQFHAPVMEKITEALPATLLLTGTAYVLYTLIGIWLGTRTAWRNGKLGDRLHTGLALTLYSVPSFWLGLLLIITFAVGIGPIPGMFPTGGLESGGETGFAYVIDVAHHMVLPVITLVAVGYAQTLLVMRSSLLDEMGGDYLTTARAKGLRDDLVRRRHAVPNAMLPTVTLMFVNLGTVVAGAILVETVFSWPGLGGLFYQALSVPDLPLVQGLFFVFSVAVILMNTLADVIYPLLDPRVGR
- a CDS encoding ABC transporter ATP-binding protein translates to MNDVAKTEGHRLLDVRDLEVTYANGAAAVRGVHLAVDAGQKLGVAGESGCGKSTLALALLRLLPAGTKVSGEILLDGEDVLAMKWGRVRAVRWAGASIVFQGAMHSLNAVHRIGDQIAEPILLHKKATQAGAREKVGELLEHVGLPAARADAYPHELSGGQRQRVMIAMALACDPRLIIADEPTTALDVMIQAQILRLIEQLVSEQDLGLMMISHDLAVLSDTCDRLAVMYAGRVVEEGPASQVYENARHPYGRALSAAFPRIGDPASRFAPRGLPGDPPDPSALPTGCTFHPRCTVALDSCTTEDQALPGRPPRPSRAPHRRDRIQPRCEPGGGAVTSPSPAAGARRPRGRWTASTSTSRAARSSPWSASRAAARRRWPVPCSAWSHRPPAR
- a CDS encoding bifunctional riboflavin kinase/FAD synthetase gives rise to the protein MQRWRGLEDIPQDWGRSVVTIGSYDGVHRGHQLIIGRAVERARQLGVPAVVVTFDPHPSEVVRPGSHPPLLAPHHRRAELMAGLGVDAVLILPFTTEFSKLSPADFVVKVLVDKLHARVVVEGPNFRFGHKAAGNVDLLAELGRTYDYEVDVIDLYVTGEAGGGRPFSSTLTRSLVAEGDMAGAAEILGRPHRVEGVVVRGAQRGRELGFPTANVETLPHTAIPADGVYAGWLHVEGEAMPAAISVGTNPQFDGTERTVEAYAIDRVGLDLYGLHVAVDFLAFVRGQAKFDSVEALLVAIGDDVKRCRALIEAA
- a CDS encoding ABC transporter permease — protein: MTTESAPTPPPTPAPPVVSAVPVGSARSLTWARRRHSAARFWRQYRTHRAGLFGLAVLVLIALAAVFAPLLVGSNAQSVTDAPGKPMESPSAEFPLGTDQFGRDLLGLLVWGARISLSVGLLAAVLSVAIGTLVGITAGHFKGWYATVIMRITDWFLVMPTLVLAIALAAVMSGTIWTIILAIGVTTWPTTARLVRAQTLAVESRPYIERAQALGGGHGHIMARHVLPNVMPLVLAQTTLVISGAILTEATLAFLGLGDPTSVSWGGLLQDAREAGAVSAGHWWYLAPPGLAIAIVALAFTLCGRAVESVLNPRLGATR
- a CDS encoding ABC transporter substrate-binding protein codes for the protein MDTQDQHGRPAATTTPPPAPPRSRRSRRLRFLLAGAAAAFTLTAGLATPLDPTPQQAEAKDDGGKKVLTVAVAQSVDSLSPFLAQRLLSTSLHRLTYEYLTNYDAKNNRAIPGFATEWKPSADKLTWTYTIRDDSKWSDGKAATAEDAAWTFNKVMSKEGTATANSNFVTNFRKVTAPSPTKLVIELKKPQATMAALDVPIVPKHVWEKVDDISKFNNDKDFPVVGNGPFILTDYKVDQYVRLKANKDFWRDAPKFDELVFRTYKDQDAAVSALRKGEVSFVAGQPALTPAQANSLKSAENVKVNEGPGRRFFAIATNPGARTKDGEKFGDGHPALLDKRVRQALFLSVDREAIVDKVFQGNAVEGAGYIPPRFSDYAWKPSADQEMTYDPKKAARLLDEAGYKKNGDGKRVGKDGKPLDLRILCHATDPNDKAVGKYLKEWWGDLGIGLKVNCLDDVSVPWYAGEYDLAFDGWSVNPDPDFVLGIHTCAALPVKAKESAATDNFICDKKYDELYAKQLAEYDPAKRAEIVRQMQSWLYDSGYMNVLAYPNAVEAYRTDQIKSITTMPTAAGNIYGQDGYWSWWSAVPADGKSSSKDGGSTGVIIGIAAAAVVLVGGGVLFALRRRSTAEDRE